The stretch of DNA ACTTTCGGCCTCAGCCCGAGACTGTCCGCCTCCTCAACGAAGCCTTTGGCTCCTGCGAGCCGTCTCCGAAGCGATCTGATACTGGAGAAAGGCCGGGTCATATGCGCGCTCGGTTCACCGGGCAGGACGCCTGTCGCCCTGAGGTCCGAGCCGGCGCCTCATCCAACGCAGAGTATCGCCGCACGGAACCCGCGCGCCGTCGCTCCGCGCGCAGCGACAGCGGCACCCCGCGTGCCGTGCCGTCCCCGAAATCGTGCGCGCCATCACGGCTGGAACCGGCCCACGGTTCCCGTATTACAGCTTATGATTGTACAATTCGGTACGACCGCTCCGGTGCGTGCGGCGACTGTGCAGGTGACCCGTGGGTATCGATCCGAGCAATCTCGCCCAGACAGCGACCCTCACGTACAGCGAGGACTTCGACAGGCTGACGCTCTGGGACGGCACCGTGGGTCTCGACACGTCCGGCGGTCCGCAATGGAGCATCCACGTCACGTCGACCGGAACGCTCCCCTTCAATCAAGAGCAGCAATGGTATGTCCGCGCCGATCAGCCCGCCGGCAGCGCGCTCGCGAGCCCGTTCAGCGTTCACGACGGCATCCTCAGCATCACCGCCGCGCCGTCCGACCCGTCTCGACTCCAGGAGTTGGGGGGGCAGCCCTACACCTCGGGGATGATCAATACCTCCCACAGTTTCAGCCAGACCTACGGCTACTTCGAGATGCGGGCCGAGCTACCCGCCGGTCAGGGCTTCTGGCCCGCCTTCTGGTTGCTCCCGGAGGACGGTTCCTGGCCGCCCGAGATCGACGTGATGGAGATGCTCGGCCACGATCCCGGCACGCTCTACACCACGGTGCACAGCCTGGCGCCCGGCCAGACCCCCGGCAACCACACCGTGAGCCAGGGTATCTCCGCCGTCGCCGACATGAGCGGCGGCTACCACACGTACGGCGTCGATTGGCAGCCGGACACGCTGACCTTCTACTTCGACGGACAGGAGATCTACCGGACACCGACGCCGGCCGGTCTGGACAAGCCCATGTACATGATCGCGAACCTGGCCGTCGGCGGCTCGTGGCCGGGCGACGCCGACGCGACGACGCCGTTTCCCGCGCAGATGAACATCGACTACATGCGCGCCTATCAGGCTAATCCGGGCGCCCCCGCGGCGCTGGAGCCGGTGTTCCACTTCTATGACGCGGCCACCGGGCAGCATTTCTACACG from Methylobacterium radiotolerans JCM 2831 encodes:
- a CDS encoding family 16 glycosylhydrolase: MGIDPSNLAQTATLTYSEDFDRLTLWDGTVGLDTSGGPQWSIHVTSTGTLPFNQEQQWYVRADQPAGSALASPFSVHDGILSITAAPSDPSRLQELGGQPYTSGMINTSHSFSQTYGYFEMRAELPAGQGFWPAFWLLPEDGSWPPEIDVMEMLGHDPGTLYTTVHSLAPGQTPGNHTVSQGISAVADMSGGYHTYGVDWQPDTLTFYFDGQEIYRTPTPAGLDKPMYMIANLAVGGSWPGDADATTPFPAQMNIDYMRAYQANPGAPAALEPVFHFYDAATGQHFYTASAAERAHLESTQSGYAYQGVGWAAPVSSSATDDVFRFTNPTTGDHFYTTSTAERDGLLSDGSGYHYDGVAFDAYASSTAAGPGALNIERFVNTESGRHYYASSADEISYIEQGHAGSGWIDEGHAFTLHAPTTSMFGM